A window of the Tachysurus fulvidraco isolate hzauxx_2018 chromosome 6, HZAU_PFXX_2.0, whole genome shotgun sequence genome harbors these coding sequences:
- the plbd2 gene encoding putative phospholipase B-like 2 isoform X2 → MFPVFVLVLFCVISAEDTQLLSVVFNQHTGKLQLKEGIQTDSVASANLTDDIVNTGWSYLEVVTNGKYNDTLQAYAAGVVEGVITSQLIYKHWMNTLMGYCGSYDQGYCKRLKEYITANLQWVEEQIAKATESPYWHQVHLSLLQLKGLEDGYNGQCTFPDRGLYFDPLGFLLFQMGGDLEDLEAALNKSSQSRTVGSGSCSALIKLLPGNKELLVSHDTWNNYQSMLRIMKKYIFSFRTSLKDQTLIPGNTQAFSSYPGSIFSGDDFYILSTGMVTLETTIGNSNSDLWKFVKPQGSVMEWLRNIVANRLAQSGKEWADIFSHYNSGTYNNQWMIVDYKGFIPGKPSLKKGLLTVLEQIPGMIQVADKTEELYNTSYWASYNIAYFDEVFNASGGQDLVKKYGLWFSYSDNPRAQIFRRNQSLITDMESMIRLMRYNNFKNDPLSKCDGCIPAQNGENAISARSDLNPSNGTYPFGALKQRPHGGTDMKMTSYGLFRQYEMLAVSGPTWDQVPAFEWSTSPYSSLMHTGHPDRWDFPTVHVRWSE, encoded by the exons ATGTTTCCAGTGTTTGTGTTGGTCTTGTTCTGTGTGATCTCAGCTGAGGACACACAGCTGCTGTCTGTTGTATTTAACCAACACACCGGGAAACTGCAGTTAAAGGAAGGCATTCAGACAGATTCTGTCGCATCCGCCAACTTGACAGATGACATTGTTAATACGGG GTGGTCATATCTGGAGGTTGTAACAAATGGCAAGTACAATGACACGCTGCAAGCTTATGCTGCTGGAGTTGTGGAGGGTGTGATCACCTCGCAG CTCATCTATAAGCACTGGATGAACACGTTGATGGGATATTGTGGATCATATGACCAGGGCTACTGTAAACGTCTGAAAGAATACATTACTGCTAATCTACAGTGGGTGGAAGAGCAAATTGCAAAAGCTACAGAGTCACCATATTGGCATCAG GTCCATTTGTCTTTGCTGCAGCTGAAGGGTTTGGAAGATGGCTATAATGGACAGTGTACATTTCCAGACAGAGGGCTCTACTTTGACCCCTTAGGATTTCT ACTTTTCCAGATGGGTGGAGACTTGGAGGATTTAGAGGCTGCATTGAACAAATCCAGTCAATCACGTACAGTGGGATCCGGATCCTGCTCTGCTCTAATCAAACTCTTGCCGGGTAACAAAGAGCTTCTTGTCTCACATGACACATGGAACAACTACCAGTCAATGCTGAGGATTatgaagaaatatattttttcattccgTACATCTTTGAAAG ATCAGACATTAATTCCTGGTAATACTCAGGCTTTCTCCTCTTACCCTGGCTCCATCTTTTCAGGAGATGATTTCTACATTCTCAGCACTGGCATG GTTACACTGGAAACCACAATTGGCAACAGTAATTCTGATTTGTGGAAGTTTGTGAAGCCTCAAGGCTCTGTCATGGAGTGGCTGAGAAACATTGTGGCAAACAGACTTGCTCAATCTGGGAAAGAATGGGCTGACATTTTCAGTCATTACAACAGTGGAAC GTACAACAACCAGTGGATGATAGTTGACTATAAGGGTTTCATTCCAGGTAAACCCAGTCTCAAGAAAGGCTTGTTAACTGTGCTTGAACAAATACC AGGGATGATCCAGGTGGCAGATAAAACTGAAGAACTCTATAACACCAGCTACTGGGCCAGCTACAATATTGC GTATTTTGATGAGGTGTTTAATGCAAGTGGGGGTCAAGATCTGGTGAAGAAGTATGGTTTGTGGTTCTCCTATAGTGACAATCCAAGAGCGCAAATATTCCGCCGCAACCAATCCCTTATTACTGACATGGAGTCCATGATACGCCTAATGAG GTACAATAACTTTAAGAATGATCCTTTGTCGAAGTGTGATGGCTGCATTCCAGCCCAAAATGGCGAGAATGCAATTTCTGCACGATCTGACTTGAACCCATCTAATGGCACATACCCATTTGGAGCTCTTAAACAGAGGCCTCATGGTGGAACAGACATGAAG ATGACATCCTATGGCTTATTCAGGCAGTATGAGATGTTAGCAGTTAGCGGTCCAACATGGGACCAGGTGCCTGCTTTTGAATGGAGCACATCACCTTACAGCAGTTTAATGCACACAGGACACCCAGACCGCTGGGATTTCCCTACTGTACATGTCAGGTGGTCTGAATAA
- the plbd2 gene encoding putative phospholipase B-like 2 isoform X3, whose product MNTLMGYCGSYDQGYCKRLKEYITANLQWVEEQIAKATESPYWHQVHLSLLQLKGLEDGYNGQCTFPDRGLYFDPLGFLLFQMGGDLEDLEAALNKSSQSRTVGSGSCSALIKLLPGNKELLVSHDTWNNYQSMLRIMKKYIFSFRTSLKDQTLIPGNTQAFSSYPGSIFSGDDFYILSTGMVTLETTIGNSNSDLWKFVKPQGSVMEWLRNIVANRLAQSGKEWADIFSHYNSGTYNNQWMIVDYKGFIPGKPSLKKGLLTVLEQIPGMIQVADKTEELYNTSYWASYNIAYFDEVFNASGGQDLVKKYGLWFSYSDNPRAQIFRRNQSLITDMESMIRLMRYNNFKNDPLSKCDGCIPAQNGENAISARSDLNPSNGTYPFGALKQRPHGGTDMKCGFSLKSPGNLVNYDLTIFRQQPMTSYGLFRQYEMLAVSGPTWDQVPAFEWSTSPYSSLMHTGHPDRWDFPTVHVRWSE is encoded by the exons ATGAACACGTTGATGGGATATTGTGGATCATATGACCAGGGCTACTGTAAACGTCTGAAAGAATACATTACTGCTAATCTACAGTGGGTGGAAGAGCAAATTGCAAAAGCTACAGAGTCACCATATTGGCATCAG GTCCATTTGTCTTTGCTGCAGCTGAAGGGTTTGGAAGATGGCTATAATGGACAGTGTACATTTCCAGACAGAGGGCTCTACTTTGACCCCTTAGGATTTCT ACTTTTCCAGATGGGTGGAGACTTGGAGGATTTAGAGGCTGCATTGAACAAATCCAGTCAATCACGTACAGTGGGATCCGGATCCTGCTCTGCTCTAATCAAACTCTTGCCGGGTAACAAAGAGCTTCTTGTCTCACATGACACATGGAACAACTACCAGTCAATGCTGAGGATTatgaagaaatatattttttcattccgTACATCTTTGAAAG ATCAGACATTAATTCCTGGTAATACTCAGGCTTTCTCCTCTTACCCTGGCTCCATCTTTTCAGGAGATGATTTCTACATTCTCAGCACTGGCATG GTTACACTGGAAACCACAATTGGCAACAGTAATTCTGATTTGTGGAAGTTTGTGAAGCCTCAAGGCTCTGTCATGGAGTGGCTGAGAAACATTGTGGCAAACAGACTTGCTCAATCTGGGAAAGAATGGGCTGACATTTTCAGTCATTACAACAGTGGAAC GTACAACAACCAGTGGATGATAGTTGACTATAAGGGTTTCATTCCAGGTAAACCCAGTCTCAAGAAAGGCTTGTTAACTGTGCTTGAACAAATACC AGGGATGATCCAGGTGGCAGATAAAACTGAAGAACTCTATAACACCAGCTACTGGGCCAGCTACAATATTGC GTATTTTGATGAGGTGTTTAATGCAAGTGGGGGTCAAGATCTGGTGAAGAAGTATGGTTTGTGGTTCTCCTATAGTGACAATCCAAGAGCGCAAATATTCCGCCGCAACCAATCCCTTATTACTGACATGGAGTCCATGATACGCCTAATGAG GTACAATAACTTTAAGAATGATCCTTTGTCGAAGTGTGATGGCTGCATTCCAGCCCAAAATGGCGAGAATGCAATTTCTGCACGATCTGACTTGAACCCATCTAATGGCACATACCCATTTGGAGCTCTTAAACAGAGGCCTCATGGTGGAACAGACATGAAG TGTGGGTTCTCTCTAAAGTCACCCGGAAATCTTGTGAATTATGACCTGACTATTTTTAGACAGCAACCT ATGACATCCTATGGCTTATTCAGGCAGTATGAGATGTTAGCAGTTAGCGGTCCAACATGGGACCAGGTGCCTGCTTTTGAATGGAGCACATCACCTTACAGCAGTTTAATGCACACAGGACACCCAGACCGCTGGGATTTCCCTACTGTACATGTCAGGTGGTCTGAATAA
- the plbd2 gene encoding putative phospholipase B-like 2 isoform X1, translated as MFPVFVLVLFCVISAEDTQLLSVVFNQHTGKLQLKEGIQTDSVASANLTDDIVNTGWSYLEVVTNGKYNDTLQAYAAGVVEGVITSQLIYKHWMNTLMGYCGSYDQGYCKRLKEYITANLQWVEEQIAKATESPYWHQVHLSLLQLKGLEDGYNGQCTFPDRGLYFDPLGFLLFQMGGDLEDLEAALNKSSQSRTVGSGSCSALIKLLPGNKELLVSHDTWNNYQSMLRIMKKYIFSFRTSLKDQTLIPGNTQAFSSYPGSIFSGDDFYILSTGMVTLETTIGNSNSDLWKFVKPQGSVMEWLRNIVANRLAQSGKEWADIFSHYNSGTYNNQWMIVDYKGFIPGKPSLKKGLLTVLEQIPGMIQVADKTEELYNTSYWASYNIAYFDEVFNASGGQDLVKKYGLWFSYSDNPRAQIFRRNQSLITDMESMIRLMRYNNFKNDPLSKCDGCIPAQNGENAISARSDLNPSNGTYPFGALKQRPHGGTDMKCGFSLKSPGNLVNYDLTIFRQQPMTSYGLFRQYEMLAVSGPTWDQVPAFEWSTSPYSSLMHTGHPDRWDFPTVHVRWSE; from the exons ATGTTTCCAGTGTTTGTGTTGGTCTTGTTCTGTGTGATCTCAGCTGAGGACACACAGCTGCTGTCTGTTGTATTTAACCAACACACCGGGAAACTGCAGTTAAAGGAAGGCATTCAGACAGATTCTGTCGCATCCGCCAACTTGACAGATGACATTGTTAATACGGG GTGGTCATATCTGGAGGTTGTAACAAATGGCAAGTACAATGACACGCTGCAAGCTTATGCTGCTGGAGTTGTGGAGGGTGTGATCACCTCGCAG CTCATCTATAAGCACTGGATGAACACGTTGATGGGATATTGTGGATCATATGACCAGGGCTACTGTAAACGTCTGAAAGAATACATTACTGCTAATCTACAGTGGGTGGAAGAGCAAATTGCAAAAGCTACAGAGTCACCATATTGGCATCAG GTCCATTTGTCTTTGCTGCAGCTGAAGGGTTTGGAAGATGGCTATAATGGACAGTGTACATTTCCAGACAGAGGGCTCTACTTTGACCCCTTAGGATTTCT ACTTTTCCAGATGGGTGGAGACTTGGAGGATTTAGAGGCTGCATTGAACAAATCCAGTCAATCACGTACAGTGGGATCCGGATCCTGCTCTGCTCTAATCAAACTCTTGCCGGGTAACAAAGAGCTTCTTGTCTCACATGACACATGGAACAACTACCAGTCAATGCTGAGGATTatgaagaaatatattttttcattccgTACATCTTTGAAAG ATCAGACATTAATTCCTGGTAATACTCAGGCTTTCTCCTCTTACCCTGGCTCCATCTTTTCAGGAGATGATTTCTACATTCTCAGCACTGGCATG GTTACACTGGAAACCACAATTGGCAACAGTAATTCTGATTTGTGGAAGTTTGTGAAGCCTCAAGGCTCTGTCATGGAGTGGCTGAGAAACATTGTGGCAAACAGACTTGCTCAATCTGGGAAAGAATGGGCTGACATTTTCAGTCATTACAACAGTGGAAC GTACAACAACCAGTGGATGATAGTTGACTATAAGGGTTTCATTCCAGGTAAACCCAGTCTCAAGAAAGGCTTGTTAACTGTGCTTGAACAAATACC AGGGATGATCCAGGTGGCAGATAAAACTGAAGAACTCTATAACACCAGCTACTGGGCCAGCTACAATATTGC GTATTTTGATGAGGTGTTTAATGCAAGTGGGGGTCAAGATCTGGTGAAGAAGTATGGTTTGTGGTTCTCCTATAGTGACAATCCAAGAGCGCAAATATTCCGCCGCAACCAATCCCTTATTACTGACATGGAGTCCATGATACGCCTAATGAG GTACAATAACTTTAAGAATGATCCTTTGTCGAAGTGTGATGGCTGCATTCCAGCCCAAAATGGCGAGAATGCAATTTCTGCACGATCTGACTTGAACCCATCTAATGGCACATACCCATTTGGAGCTCTTAAACAGAGGCCTCATGGTGGAACAGACATGAAG TGTGGGTTCTCTCTAAAGTCACCCGGAAATCTTGTGAATTATGACCTGACTATTTTTAGACAGCAACCT ATGACATCCTATGGCTTATTCAGGCAGTATGAGATGTTAGCAGTTAGCGGTCCAACATGGGACCAGGTGCCTGCTTTTGAATGGAGCACATCACCTTACAGCAGTTTAATGCACACAGGACACCCAGACCGCTGGGATTTCCCTACTGTACATGTCAGGTGGTCTGAATAA